The genomic interval GCGCGCCGACTACTACCCGTACATTCGCCGTAGTGACGAGAAGGACAATTTCTTCCTCCGCGGCATCACGTGTCATCCTCGCCTCTCCGACTACCCCATGTGCAAGTCTGTCATCCGTGACTACTTTGTGTGCCGTGACCGGAACCCTGTCCTGCAGATTTTCAACACGTGTGCGCCGCTGAAGGAGCAGTTCTGCGCGTGCATTAACGAGGTCTTTCTCAAGAACCACGAGCGTGGTGACAAGAAGTTCAACGCCCACCGTGACGAGTTCTTTGAGGAGCAGCGGTCGAAGAAGTTTGCGAAGATGCTGAGCCAGGTGGAGGAGTCAATAGAGGCCAAGACAAAGCTGCAGGATTGAAGGAAGGACAGCAGAAATCGACCAATGGTGACATCCCCTCcgcggcacagagagagggagtgaagTGGAAAGAGATGCGCGAACacattgtgtgtgtgggtgggtgggtgggtggggaggggggatgcaTGGGTTTTCTGGTGAGCGCGGGTGGTTCtcgcttcttttccctctttccttcgcccaccacctcccctgcccctctGCGGATGCCTCATCCTCTTTTTCATCCATTGATATGGCTGTGCCGGCCTGCACGTCTGTGGTGATTTTCTCTTGCGTGTGCCTCTGGTagtctcccctctctgcgcGTGGTCTGT from Leishmania panamensis strain MHOM/PA/94/PSC-1 chromosome 15 sequence carries:
- a CDS encoding hypothetical protein (TriTrypDB/GeneDB-style sysID: LpmP.15.0680), with product MTSNQDSFEKLREQAKEYLSKDAMKELKTSLDPSNTRARHGLLPKEFQTADEEHERCVNDYIRKHSTWRKDVYILRSYEYWKLRADYYPYIRRSDEKDNFFLRGITCHPRLSDYPMCKSVIRDYFVCRDRNPVLQIFNTCAPLKEQFCACINEVFLKNHERGDKKFNAHRDEFFEEQRSKKFAKMLSQVEESIEAKTKLQD